From one Lolium rigidum isolate FL_2022 chromosome 4, APGP_CSIRO_Lrig_0.1, whole genome shotgun sequence genomic stretch:
- the LOC124707679 gene encoding BTB/POZ and MATH domain-containing protein 2-like produces the protein MSFAGVSLIRDGRLWPSASATNDAGAASGYHLLVVEGYSRTKADVLTGKYIESRSFRVGGYLWFLKYYPNGQASGYADFISASLILAQDVATPVKAKRDDFENSEHLKDDSCTIRCDVVVIEDVNAKATASPFVTVPLPDMQRHFADLLASKEGADVTFKVGGEKFSAHRCVLAARSRVFKAELFGPMKEGASAAGAIHVEDMEVQVFRAILAFIYNDSEPELEKGDDEDVIWQQLLVAADRYDLRRLKLMCEDNLCGFINVNTTTAILALAERHGCDGLKKACYDFLATPGNVKAVVATDGFDHLISSFPSVVKELMVMLAP, from the exons ATGTCATTCGCAGGCGTATCCTTGATCCGCGACGGCAGGCTATGGCCTTCCGCGTCGGCCACCAACGATGCCGGCGCCGCCAGTGGGTACCACCTGCTCGTGGTCGAAGGCTACTCGCGTACCAAGGCCGACGTCCTCACTGGGAAATACATCGAGTCTCGCTCTTTTAGAGTCGGAGGGTACCTCTGGTTTCTCAAGTACTACCCCAACGGCCAGGCGTCGGGCTACGCGGACTTTATCTCCGCTTCTCTGATCCTTGCCCAGGATGTTGCAACGCCCGTAAAGGCGAA GAGGGATGACTTCGAGAATTCGGAACATCTCAAGGATGACAGTTGCACCATCAGGTGCGATGTTGTCGTCATCGAAGACGTCAATGCCAAGGCCACGGCTTCACCGTTCGTCACGGTGCCACTGCCTGACATGCAGCGGCACTTCGCCGACCTCCTGGCGTCCAAGGAAGGCGCGGACGTGACGTTCAAGGTCGGTGGAGAGAAATTCTCCGCACACCGGTGCGTCCTCGCGGCACGGTCTAGAGTCTTCAAGGCCGAGCTTTTTGGCCCGATGAAGGAGGGCGCATCAGCAGCGGGTGCCATACATGTAGAGGACATGGAGGTTCAAGTTTTCAGGGCAATTCTTGCGTTCATTTACAATGACTCGGAACCAGAGCTGGAGAAGGGAGATGATGAAGATGTGATTTGGCAACAGCTACTTGTTGCGGCGGATAGGTATGATCTCCGGCGGCTGAAGCTCATGTGTGAAGATAATCTGTGCGGGTTCATCAATGTGAACACCACGACGGCCATCCTGGCTCTAGCTGAGCGCCATGGTTGTGATGGGCTGAAGAAGGCGTGCTACGATTTTCTGGCCACTCCAGGAAATGTTAAGGCTGTCGTGGCCACTGATGGCTTCGACCATCTGATCAGCAGCTTCCCATCTGTTGTCAAGGAGTTGATGGTCATGCTTGCtccttag